One window of the Pseudomonadota bacterium genome contains the following:
- a CDS encoding DNA repair exonuclease, with protein sequence MKKHNSFSFIHAADLHLDSPFKGITTDSKSIGNTLRSATFDAFNTLIDLCIAEQVRFLLVAGDVYDGADKSLRAQLKFRDGLARLSEHNIHTFVVHGNHDPAPSQSVAIEWPVNVHIFDGNKVESKTVTGHNDVPMAIISGISHAKGNETQNLTRKFSKEDPGVFHIGLLHCNVGSNTGHDPYAPCELPDLTNLGMDYWALGHVHEKVILSTNPYVVYSGNTQGSNIREQGERGCYLVTVEDRFVADIRFCPLGPVRWIRANVSIDGMNTIDQLERAIGKNIQELQELMGSQHQAPAIVLRVNIVGNGPLYNELQKENAILDLLDRTREAFASEDPFVWVQEIEANCRPEIDLEKLKQRGDFLGQVVKIAETINDPKGNIPELLKPVLSDLFENRHIQKALEELSQDEMSRIIERATLLCVNMLEGNE encoded by the coding sequence ATGAAAAAACATAATTCCTTCAGCTTTATCCATGCAGCAGACTTGCATCTTGACAGCCCATTCAAAGGAATTACAACTGACAGCAAATCAATCGGCAATACTTTGCGCTCGGCAACGTTTGATGCATTTAATACTCTGATAGACCTGTGCATAGCAGAACAGGTTCGATTTTTACTGGTTGCAGGTGATGTGTATGACGGCGCAGACAAGAGTCTGCGGGCCCAGCTTAAATTCCGCGATGGCCTTGCCAGACTGTCGGAACACAATATCCATACCTTTGTAGTCCATGGCAACCATGATCCAGCTCCCAGCCAATCTGTTGCCATTGAGTGGCCGGTAAACGTCCATATTTTTGATGGCAACAAAGTCGAATCAAAGACAGTAACAGGGCACAATGACGTTCCCATGGCCATCATCTCAGGCATCAGCCATGCAAAAGGCAACGAAACGCAAAATCTGACAAGAAAATTCAGCAAGGAGGACCCGGGCGTTTTTCACATCGGACTTCTCCATTGTAATGTAGGTTCAAACACAGGACACGACCCTTACGCGCCATGTGAACTGCCCGACCTGACGAATCTCGGTATGGATTATTGGGCATTAGGGCATGTCCATGAAAAGGTAATCCTCAGCACCAATCCTTATGTTGTATATTCAGGCAACACGCAGGGAAGCAACATTCGCGAGCAAGGAGAGAGGGGTTGTTATCTTGTTACTGTAGAAGACCGTTTTGTGGCAGATATACGATTCTGCCCCCTTGGTCCAGTAAGGTGGATTCGCGCGAATGTGAGTATAGACGGCATGAACACTATTGATCAGTTGGAAAGGGCCATAGGGAAAAACATACAGGAACTTCAGGAACTTATGGGTTCTCAGCACCAAGCCCCTGCAATTGTTTTAAGGGTAAATATTGTAGGAAATGGCCCGTTATACAACGAACTTCAAAAGGAAAACGCCATACTTGACCTGCTTGATCGCACCAGGGAGGCCTTTGCCTCTGAAGACCCTTTCGTATGGGTACAGGAAATAGAAGCAAACTGCCGTCCTGAGATAGACCTGGAGAAATTAAAACAACGCGGGGATTTTCTCGGTCAGGTGGTAAAAATCGCAGAGACAATCAATGATCCTAAGGGCAACATCCCCGAATTGCTTAAACCTGTCCTTTCTGACCTCTTCGAAAACCGTCATATTCAAAAGGCTCTGGAGGAACTTTCTCAGGATGAAATGAGCAGAATAATCGAGAGGGCCACCCTTCTTTGCGTGAATATGCTGGAGGGCAACGAGTGA
- a CDS encoding AAA family ATPase, whose protein sequence is MKIVRFFIDGFGIFHNVTVKDLQPGFTLFIGDNEAGKSTCLSFLRDILFGFSNKVKKDNIYPPLAGGRQGGSITVAGNFFGEAVVERRSGKKGGSVTVTYADGRKGTEEELHQILGNTTRELFKNIYAFSLNELQTIDTLDNESVKNVLYSAGIGTAMLSLPKAITGIETKMGEMFKPGGRNPLINQKLVALEAVRASLRQARTGIELYDAASEALEKKMHEIDALQEEQKSVNKEKNLTETYLKLWNNWISLEDHQKELSELPLVVDSFPENGVERLDRDFEKLAREKDIRIELVSDWNNLAMEIKSINVAEKMLSEAAPIRTLLDKKEGYIFARENMPIMSDKLELRKREIFDILNILGKDWTEERISKVDRSLFTREAILKQQRLLETMSLKGEEAQRFVKSKQEEYETALAEQVQAQKDVERYLDMPAEADEKIIIALQKGRDQFASIARDLPQRVRELEKAKDELVETIKEISPEWTETNIIDFDCSISAQQKVQSHESALAKADQESTHARMRLESVHTELKSAREKYDAKARELENMEHTSTVSRDELTKKKSALLILKSYVLEHDHLTAEIRHLEERLSDKRQEMTRQGPVENGYSLNALKLTAFIAVILGPAVFGILAVFKAWTIGMVTGGMLVVIGAMIFFVYRNTLRKEALQIAQKQAHLSEIEQQVSAMDTQLLEMKEQHAGLSEKITGLADELGINIPIRPGDMDSLETGIDEGIRISDNKKRLIDEVQSLKHHVLQMEQSVEIQAKAVDNIESILLEAKDDWEKYLGELGLQQGLLPGTVYLIFTKIETVKTRIKHIDEIKDRIALMEETKDTYLTFAKDIPSLAVLMGKGLMELLSGVDLFLQENREMEKRRHERILAEEMLAGKKVRTREIEDSFQEAADHLREVENNKERARASWQDWLEEHDFDYELSPAIALEAFQKIDECIRLMHEKAELTAQIIDKKDSIETYLLLARTVFERLGEAMPETQSLLTAIDRLGEDLDETKANRARKEELSRKMPGIEAKITLSNEKIAGLEKEIDTLIKAGGSEDQETFRTRGRFFAKRADLLNRISEEERALKFFSGEEDIAALKEKLKTLDNAYLNTAHAALSEQIESMEIKLNHFHRERADLSQEISRLASADDISRLRTEEEGLLEEIRLLSRDWACYAIARFLLGEARKQFEQEQQPRVIHDAGTFFQTITGGQYEKIIAPIGEGTIDVITRDGQRKQPEELSRGTAEQLYLAIRFGYISNFTVNGEKLPVIIDDILVNFDPGRARQTAKTILRLSETHQVLFFTCHPETAGIFRENNGNIPVYKLQDGTIKGV, encoded by the coding sequence GTGAAGATTGTCCGTTTCTTTATAGACGGTTTCGGTATTTTTCATAATGTTACCGTAAAAGACCTCCAGCCGGGATTTACGCTCTTTATCGGAGACAATGAAGCAGGCAAATCAACCTGCCTTTCCTTCCTCAGGGATATCCTTTTCGGATTTTCCAACAAAGTCAAAAAGGATAATATTTATCCGCCTCTTGCCGGAGGACGCCAGGGAGGAAGCATTACCGTTGCCGGAAACTTCTTCGGAGAGGCCGTTGTTGAACGCAGGTCCGGCAAAAAAGGGGGATCGGTCACCGTTACATACGCTGACGGGCGAAAAGGGACTGAGGAAGAATTACATCAAATTCTCGGCAATACAACCCGTGAACTCTTCAAAAATATTTACGCCTTCAGCTTAAACGAGCTTCAGACCATAGACACCCTGGATAATGAATCAGTAAAAAATGTTCTCTACAGCGCGGGAATTGGTACGGCTATGCTCTCATTGCCGAAGGCGATCACAGGCATCGAGACAAAAATGGGAGAGATGTTTAAACCTGGAGGCAGAAACCCCCTGATAAACCAGAAACTCGTCGCCCTTGAAGCGGTGAGGGCAAGTCTGCGTCAAGCACGCACAGGCATTGAATTATATGATGCAGCCTCAGAAGCACTCGAAAAAAAGATGCATGAAATTGACGCATTACAAGAAGAGCAGAAGTCTGTCAATAAGGAAAAAAACCTGACAGAGACATACCTGAAGCTCTGGAATAACTGGATTTCCCTGGAGGATCACCAAAAAGAATTGTCTGAACTCCCATTGGTAGTGGATAGCTTCCCTGAAAACGGTGTTGAAAGGCTTGACCGTGACTTTGAAAAACTTGCCAGAGAGAAAGATATACGCATCGAGCTTGTCTCGGATTGGAACAACCTTGCAATGGAGATCAAGTCTATAAATGTTGCCGAAAAAATGCTCAGTGAAGCGGCACCGATTAGAACCCTTCTTGATAAAAAGGAAGGTTATATTTTTGCAAGGGAAAACATGCCGATTATGAGCGATAAGCTCGAACTCAGAAAAAGAGAAATTTTCGACATCCTCAACATTCTTGGAAAAGACTGGACTGAAGAACGGATTTCAAAGGTGGACAGATCATTGTTTACACGGGAGGCAATCCTGAAACAGCAGAGACTCCTGGAAACCATGAGCTTAAAGGGGGAAGAAGCCCAACGTTTTGTCAAGTCAAAACAGGAGGAGTACGAAACAGCCCTGGCTGAACAGGTACAGGCGCAAAAAGATGTTGAGCGTTATCTTGATATGCCTGCCGAAGCTGATGAAAAGATCATTATTGCCCTGCAAAAAGGCAGAGATCAATTTGCTTCAATAGCAAGAGACCTGCCTCAAAGGGTTAGAGAACTGGAAAAAGCAAAAGATGAGCTTGTTGAAACTATAAAGGAGATATCGCCTGAATGGACTGAAACAAACATAATTGATTTCGACTGCTCTATATCTGCGCAACAGAAGGTCCAATCACATGAATCTGCCCTGGCAAAGGCAGATCAGGAATCTACCCATGCACGGATGAGGCTCGAATCAGTTCATACTGAACTGAAAAGCGCCCGGGAAAAATATGATGCAAAGGCCAGGGAGCTTGAAAACATGGAACATACTTCTACGGTATCCAGGGATGAACTGACAAAAAAGAAATCAGCGCTGCTGATATTGAAAAGCTACGTCCTTGAACATGATCACCTTACCGCGGAGATAAGGCATCTTGAGGAACGCCTGTCGGATAAGCGCCAGGAGATGACACGTCAAGGCCCGGTTGAGAACGGATATTCACTCAATGCGCTTAAACTCACGGCCTTTATTGCAGTTATACTGGGTCCGGCAGTTTTTGGTATTCTGGCCGTCTTCAAGGCCTGGACAATAGGTATGGTTACAGGTGGTATGTTGGTTGTAATAGGTGCCATGATCTTCTTTGTGTATCGCAATACCCTCCGCAAAGAAGCGTTACAGATTGCCCAAAAGCAGGCCCATCTTTCAGAAATTGAACAGCAGGTATCTGCCATGGATACGCAACTTCTTGAGATGAAGGAGCAACATGCCGGGCTTTCTGAAAAAATTACCGGACTGGCTGACGAACTTGGCATAAATATTCCGATCAGGCCCGGCGATATGGACAGCCTTGAAACCGGCATAGATGAGGGCATCCGCATATCCGACAACAAAAAACGTCTTATCGATGAGGTACAGTCCCTCAAACACCACGTCCTGCAAATGGAACAATCAGTGGAAATCCAGGCAAAGGCCGTTGATAACATTGAATCGATCCTGCTAGAAGCCAAAGATGACTGGGAAAAATACCTGGGGGAACTTGGACTCCAGCAGGGTTTATTACCCGGAACGGTCTACCTGATCTTCACAAAGATCGAAACCGTCAAGACCAGGATCAAACATATAGATGAGATAAAAGACAGAATTGCGCTGATGGAAGAGACTAAGGACACATACCTGACCTTTGCGAAAGATATCCCTTCTCTTGCAGTCTTGATGGGAAAGGGACTGATGGAATTGCTTTCAGGTGTGGATCTTTTCCTGCAAGAAAACCGTGAAATGGAAAAAAGACGCCATGAAAGGATATTAGCCGAGGAGATGCTGGCAGGAAAGAAAGTCAGAACAAGAGAGATAGAAGATTCATTTCAGGAGGCAGCAGATCACCTCAGAGAGGTTGAAAACAATAAAGAAAGAGCCCGTGCATCCTGGCAGGATTGGCTTGAGGAGCATGATTTTGACTACGAGTTATCCCCTGCTATTGCCCTTGAGGCATTCCAGAAAATAGATGAATGCATACGGTTAATGCATGAAAAGGCCGAACTGACTGCGCAGATCATTGATAAGAAGGACTCTATAGAGACATACCTGCTTCTGGCAAGGACAGTCTTTGAAAGACTCGGTGAAGCTATGCCTGAAACACAGTCTTTGTTAACAGCAATTGACAGGCTCGGGGAAGACCTTGATGAAACAAAGGCAAATCGGGCAAGGAAAGAAGAGCTTTCCCGGAAGATGCCCGGCATTGAGGCAAAGATTACCCTGTCCAATGAAAAGATTGCAGGCCTTGAAAAGGAGATCGACACGCTTATAAAGGCCGGTGGCAGCGAGGATCAGGAGACGTTCAGAACAAGGGGCAGATTTTTCGCAAAGAGGGCAGATTTGTTAAACAGGATCAGCGAGGAAGAACGGGCTTTGAAGTTCTTTTCAGGGGAAGAAGATATTGCAGCGCTTAAGGAAAAGCTGAAAACCTTGGACAATGCATATCTTAATACTGCCCATGCCGCGCTTTCCGAACAAATCGAGTCTATGGAAATAAAACTCAATCATTTCCACCGGGAGAGGGCCGACCTGTCCCAGGAAATATCCCGTCTGGCCTCAGCAGACGATATATCACGTCTGAGAACGGAAGAAGAGGGCCTGTTGGAAGAGATACGGCTTCTTTCCAGAGACTGGGCATGCTATGCCATTGCCAGATTTCTCCTCGGTGAGGCGAGGAAACAATTTGAGCAGGAGCAGCAGCCCAGGGTAATTCATGATGCTGGTACGTTTTTCCAAACCATTACCGGGGGGCAATATGAAAAAATCATCGCCCCTATCGGGGAAGGCACTATAGATGTTATCACACGGGACGGTCAGCGTAAACAGCCTGAAGAACTAAGCCGGGGTACTGCCGAACAATTATATCTTGCCATACGGTTTGGTTATATCTCGAACTTCACAGTCAACGGAGAGAAGCTTCCCGTGATTATAGACGACATACTGGTGAATTTTGATCCCGGACGGGCGCGTCAAACCGCGAAGACCATACTTAGGCTCTCTGAAACACATCAGGTGTTGTTCTTTACCTGCCACCCGGAAACAGCGGGCATTTTCAGAGAAAACAACGGAAATATACCCGTTTACAAACTACAGGATGGAACGATAAAGGGTGTATGA
- a CDS encoding DUF4197 domain-containing protein — MKTRIFLLSVILLTAMTFISYAGPLDDLMKGVKLPTGAIGSDKDDKTIVSGLKEALSIGTGNAVASTSKIDGYFKNQIIKILLPDKIQDAANILGKVGYQKQVDNFVLSMNRAAETAAPKAKSFFVDAIKAMTFEDAKNILSSGDTAATDYFKSKTFNKLYDAFKPIVAKSMNEVGATRSYKEMTGKYTSAVPFGKMESLDLDQYVTNKSLDGLFYMVGQEEKKIRTDPVAQVTDLLKKVFGK; from the coding sequence ATGAAAACAAGGATATTTTTACTGTCCGTTATTCTTTTAACAGCTATGACATTTATTTCCTATGCAGGTCCCCTTGATGATCTTATGAAGGGAGTTAAACTCCCTACCGGTGCCATTGGCAGCGATAAGGATGACAAAACCATTGTATCAGGTCTTAAGGAAGCGCTTTCCATCGGCACGGGCAATGCGGTAGCCTCTACCTCTAAAATCGACGGGTATTTCAAGAATCAGATAATCAAGATATTGCTCCCCGACAAGATTCAAGATGCCGCAAATATACTGGGAAAGGTGGGTTATCAAAAGCAGGTGGACAACTTTGTTTTGAGCATGAACCGTGCAGCGGAAACAGCTGCTCCCAAAGCAAAGTCATTCTTTGTTGATGCAATCAAGGCAATGACTTTTGAGGATGCGAAAAATATACTTAGCAGTGGCGATACTGCTGCAACCGATTATTTTAAGTCAAAAACTTTCAATAAGCTCTATGATGCCTTCAAACCCATTGTAGCAAAAAGTATGAATGAAGTAGGGGCTACACGTTCATATAAAGAAATGACCGGGAAATATACTTCCGCTGTTCCCTTCGGCAAAATGGAATCCCTTGACCTTGACCAGTATGTTACAAATAAGTCCCTTGATGGGCTCTTCTATATGGTTGGCCAGGAAGAAAAAAAGATCAGAACCGATCCTGTCGCGCAGGTGACGGACCTGCTTAAAAAGGTATTTGGAAAATAA